The following nucleotide sequence is from Candidatus Hydrogenedentota bacterium.
TGAATATCGAGCGAACGCAGCCGGGTCATTTCCGAGTTGGCCAGGTTGGCGGCGGCGGTGCGCTCGGCGGCGGCGCGGGTTTGACGCAGCGACGCGGGAAACAACTGCATGGCGCCGAGGATCCCCGTCGCCAGAATCGCCAGCGCGACCAGCACTTCGAGCAGGGTGAAACCGGCACGGCCGGAGGCGGAAGGATTTCGGGGTTTCGGGGCAGGCCTAGCCGTTCCCCAAACCCCGCTCTCGAGTTCATGGAGCGGATTTTTCTCGGCTGAGTGGCTCATTGTCGCTACTCCTGTACCAGTTGCACCCGGCCCGTGTTCTGCGAGAGTTCGATCGTCTCGACACGGAGTTGCGTCCGGGTTTCGTCCACGTAGCGTTCCGTGGTACTTCTATCTGGCCTATAACCCACAAGCATTCGAAATCGTTCAGGTAAACTGGGATCGCTCACAATAACCTGGCCGCC
It contains:
- a CDS encoding prepilin-type N-terminal cleavage/methylation domain-containing protein, with the translated sequence MSHSAEKNPLHELESGVWGTARPAPKPRNPSASGRAGFTLLEVLVALAILATGILGAMQLFPASLRQTRAAAERTAAANLANSEMTRLRSLDI